A section of the Agromyces aurantiacus genome encodes:
- the pcaG gene encoding protocatechuate 3,4-dioxygenase subunit alpha, producing MPETAPPDPTGPDFDDEAFDAADLPGSHAPHPGAHRGGLGQTPSQTVGPFFGYALPYAGGPDVRAPWLPDAIRLHGTVSDGAGDPIPDAIVEIWGADAAGRPSTERGSFDRDAHGFAGFGRAAVDRAGHYAFTTIKPGAARAGSAPYLLVTVFARGVTHHLFTRAYFADEAAANASDPLLARVDESRRGTLVAQADGPGSYRFDIRLQGEGETVFLDYGTEV from the coding sequence ATGCCTGAGACCGCCCCGCCCGACCCCACCGGGCCCGACTTCGACGACGAGGCGTTCGACGCCGCCGACCTGCCCGGTTCGCACGCGCCGCATCCCGGCGCCCACCGCGGCGGGCTCGGCCAGACGCCCTCGCAGACCGTGGGCCCGTTCTTCGGCTACGCGCTGCCCTATGCCGGCGGGCCCGACGTGCGCGCGCCGTGGCTGCCCGACGCGATCCGGCTGCACGGCACGGTCTCCGACGGCGCGGGGGACCCGATCCCCGATGCGATCGTCGAGATCTGGGGCGCGGATGCCGCGGGCCGGCCGTCGACCGAGCGCGGGTCGTTCGACCGCGACGCGCACGGGTTCGCGGGCTTCGGCCGCGCGGCGGTCGATCGCGCCGGGCACTACGCCTTCACGACGATCAAGCCGGGTGCCGCCCGGGCGGGCTCGGCGCCCTACCTGCTCGTGACGGTGTTCGCGCGCGGGGTGACGCACCACCTGTTCACGCGCGCCTACTTCGCCGACGAGGCCGCGGCGAACGCGTCCGACCCGCTGCTCGCGCGCGTCGACGAGTCGCGCCGCGGCACGCTCGTCGCGCAGGCCGACGGCCCGGGCTCGTACCGTTTCGACATCCGGCTGCAGGGCGAGGGCGAGACCGTGTTCCTCGACTACGGCACCGAGGTCTGA
- the pcaH gene encoding protocatechuate 3,4-dioxygenase subunit beta — MQRPAPQPQTTQRQVSDEIAERHRSEVDAAASAGRALAAHPRRDFAPYRSTVLRHPTHELVRADPEEIELVSPAFGHTDVAAEEADLTIQHTGEPLGERIIVTGRVLDGEGRPVRNQLIEIWQANASGRYVHKRDQHPAPLDPNFTGVGRVITGDDGSYRITTIKPGAYPWKNHRNAWRPAHIHFSFFGSAFTQRLITQMYFPGDPLFALDPIYQSIVDPAARERLVATYDHDVSEPEWAIGYRWDVVLTGPKSTWMEPEDADHA, encoded by the coding sequence ATGCAACGACCCGCACCCCAGCCCCAGACGACGCAGCGGCAGGTCAGCGACGAGATCGCCGAACGGCATCGTAGCGAGGTGGATGCCGCGGCCTCCGCGGGCCGCGCGCTCGCCGCCCACCCCCGCCGCGACTTCGCGCCCTACCGCTCGACGGTGCTGCGCCATCCCACGCACGAGCTCGTGCGCGCCGACCCCGAGGAGATCGAGCTCGTCTCGCCCGCGTTCGGCCACACCGACGTCGCGGCAGAGGAGGCCGACCTCACCATCCAGCACACGGGCGAGCCGCTCGGCGAGCGGATCATCGTGACGGGCCGCGTGCTCGACGGCGAAGGTCGCCCCGTACGCAACCAGCTCATCGAGATCTGGCAGGCCAACGCGTCGGGCCGGTACGTGCACAAGCGCGACCAGCATCCCGCGCCGCTCGACCCGAACTTCACGGGCGTCGGCCGGGTCATCACGGGCGACGACGGCTCGTACCGGATCACGACCATCAAGCCGGGCGCGTACCCGTGGAAGAACCACCGCAACGCGTGGCGCCCCGCGCACATCCACTTCTCGTTCTTCGGGTCGGCCTTCACGCAGCGCCTGATCACGCAGATGTACTTCCCGGGCGACCCGCTCTTCGCGCTCGACCCGATCTACCAGTCGATCGTCGACCCGGCCGCGCGCGAGCGGCTCGTCGCGACGTACGACCACGACGTGAGCGAGCCCGAGTGGGCGATCGGCTACCGGTGGGACGTCGTGCTCACCGGACCGAAGTCGACCTGGATGGAGCCGGAGGACGCCGACCATGCCTGA